The genomic region agttttctttatttgtcCTTTTCTAACCTAAATACATCCGTatctgattattttatttgtcgtaAGCGGCTGAATTCAAATATCGTGTTTATCGTAAGCATTTCTGCTTCCATAACTGTAATTCTCAATATCCTTTAttctacactagctgttgcccgcgatttagTCACCGTGggtataagatataagttatgatttatacctgcccagtttttttttcacattttccattgtatcttcgctcctattagtcgcagcgtgatggtttatagcctaaagccttcctcgatgaatggtctattcaacataaaaagattttttcaatttggaccagtagttcctgatattagcgcgttcaaacaaacaaacaaactcttcagctttatatattagtatagctTCTACGTCCACTCCTTACTGAAGTATTAAGCCATTACTTTTCAAAAGTCTTGAGCTTTGTAGAAAGATCTAAGTAGTTCATGTTTgcaacaattttttattcagCTGATCCGCTGCCATTGTATACATGCAATTTTGAATacccttattttttattgaatgaagATCATAAAAGATTTATGAAACGACCAGTATTTTGAGTAGATACGTTTTGGACTACAAAATGGCTGCAGAACAGATCTCTACTAGTAATACTACACTTTCATAGTCTTCGATATTATCGCATTATGTGCGCCTGAGCGGTGACAGGATTACATAACAAAATTTAGTAACGAGGATATtactagaattaaattatttctcaatAACAGTGACAGTGCTGAGAATACACTTAGAATTATGAGCTGCAACGTAATTTTAGTAATGGAAACGCACAGTTACATGAGAACGCATTTGTTAACGGTTCTtaaggtacaaaaaaatatgtaaatcatTGTATtgatgaagaaaattaaacgtAAGTTAAGACATTATTGAAGAAAAAGGCAGTCATTCAATCAGTTTCGAATTTGAAACAACATAGTAAATTGTAATTGACTCAGACTCCTTCTTGAGAAGTATATGTACATACTAATAACAGCTTGCGTTTATCTACTTAATGAGTTTTATGACAACAATCCTAGGCATTGAGTACAGTATTTCCGGACACGGTTTTATTGTCATTTCGTTCTGTACGCTATCACGGCCAGGCGATCTACCATTGACATTGGTTTAAGCACTTAATGTTATCTTTAAATACGATACCCGTTTCcttcgtatttttaaaattatattttccaaaaataaatgtttgtaaatgtgtttattttacacttGACAAATCAGCTGCGATAGGCAAGTGCAGTGGTCTTGAATATTTCGATTAAATGTAATGTAACGTAAggaagtgtatttttattatattttagcatCATAGCATagcataatatgtataatacaaGTCAGGATCCTAAAGTATAAAACCAGATATTCACTCTACTCATATGATCTCATCACAAATGGCAATTGCTCCATTGCAGCATTGGAACCTTATTCTTGTCTTGTTTCTGTTTCACCTTAGTcttgtttgtaaacatttttaataaaaatgtcctctttatttttgtgtgtcAAATCATTGTACAAATTTGATCTTTATGCTCGGAATAATCATAAGTGTCTCGAGGTCAATGCTCCAGCTGtcatgttatttctttttcagtaaTACATTAcaacattcatttaaaactaataaatgttttctcACTTGGAGTTATGGAAGTCGATTTGTGAGGGAAGTTAATATCCTGTAACAAAGTATTAGATCACTAGAACCTGCATAGTGCGTACCGAGTGCTGGTCAAGTGACACaagtttttatagtaattatgaTTAAAGTTTTAAGTAATCAAGATATAAATAGCGCTAAGTATCTCCTTAAAAGGAACACGTTCTAGACTCTAGTTTTGATGAAAACGTCAAAGCCAAATAACACTTACTTCAACAGTATTTTGTAATAGATGACTATGAAACAAGGAAATTTAAACTTGATTAAGTCTCTACATCTCTACCTTTGATGTAACATGTACTTCTCTATGTCTTAACGTCTATTTCGTATAGGTTTCTGTtaattctgttgtttttttattatatactacGTGAGCTCCTATGTATAAGAAGTAATCAAagattatgtatatgtataggtactatgcatagataacattttagaaGTGACTTCTACTTAATTGAAAACACGCTTAAGGCACTTTCCcttttaatatataaactagtgtaaaataaaatatttttaaaagtaataaccCTCGATTGGATAAGAAGTTTGTTTcatctttgtttaatttatttaattacgagaTCATAACGTAAGGATATGGCGCAACCCACTCGAGCGGCAAGGGCACGCACctggaagttttttttaattaatataatacgtAGATTGttattctgacaaccagtcaaaCCAAAGGATACTGAATTACTAACTAACATGGGTTTTGAAGGCCAGATTGATATATGTTCCTTATATATTCGGCATAGAGTTTCATTAGATGCCTAATGCTTACTTACTTAGTATAAAGTATGTTTTTCATTTCTCCTATTTTTgtggattttaaataaatgcggacaacatcacatacattgttctaaacccaaagtaagttgctaaagcacttgtgttatggaattcagatacaacgaaggtaccacaaacacccagactcgagacaatgtagaaatgtgaatttttacattgacccgaccggggatcgaacccgggacctcagagctagcgacaccttgaaatcggtgcgtacgccactcgaccacggaagtcgtcaaaattttatatatattttatttgtaagcttTTAATACATTGTAGAGCCGTTAGGTATTTGAAAGAAACTATAGAGGTTGGCTACCGATCCTAACATATGTAGTTGGGAAAAAAGGATAGAAAGTGAAAATAATATACGAACGATGACACAGATGATGATTGTTTAGTTTGTAAACGATGTTATCGTAGGTGTGGGAGAGGCGGCGATCTACACGAGTAGAGCGGTGTATCGCTTACTTACGGGCTTACTACAATTAAGGTGGTAGGCTCTCGGATATTTTGCACTTACTGTAACACTGATTGTATTTCACTTTCTAGCAATCCTTATGCACTGGGAAATAGTGAAGGGCCGGTGTTTGGGTGCTGTGTACAATCTGTAGCTACGTATGTACATATGTCTATCGTGTGACTTTCAGGCAGCTCTACTTAATTACCTTACTAAAgtaaattatcataaaacataaaattttattgcataAGGAAAacgaaatcgataaaaaatagttactaaGGCCTATCGCAAACTTATTTGattccatacaaaaaacatCAACGCGCAGAATCCTTTTATGGCGTAAGAAGAAGCAAGTTTTATTTGGTAAGCAgataattattcttttgttattttgccTCTCTATAAAACATAAATGAGTATGTAAGTATCCGCATCTAACCAAATTAACTTCtcgtaataattaatgtttaattgtaGAAAGGTGTAAGCCAAATGTGGCAatctttaaatctattaaaattaacatttactgCGAaggtgaaattatttttagaaaagaaaGGCCATTTGCTTGCCTTGGTAACTGATAGACTAGTTTTAAGATTGACATTTACTAGAACTAGACCAACATGGTGCCAGGTCAAAGCTAATTCAAGTTGGGTTTCGAACTAGATTGAGAAACAGCTGAGTGTCAGGCTAACGTCAAGTTCTGTATGTTACAACGCGTTGCGCCCGCGCATACGAGTATAATAGTCGGGCGCGGCTGACACACATTCACGTATGTCATTATTTAACAATCGTAAGTGGTTCACTTACAATAAATGCAGCTATAGAGTCATATTATTACCCTCATTATTGACaaaatcctacttatattataaacctgATAGTTTGTGTGTATAGATGTAGGTATGgatgtttattcctctttcaAAAACTgctaaacggatttagatgaaatttggcaaACAGATAggttataacctggattaacacaaaatatagttttattccgattttatgttcccgtgggttCATTTTCGGTTTGTATCGGATGGGCCTTGGGGCAAAAGCTGgcaattgaacaaaaataattcgtAAAATTAAACAAGGTGTAGATTCCTCTTATTTATTACCTCAGCTTTAACACTTCAATTAACAATACACTACATAagcataaataaacattaacgtTTACGGTTCAGGTCACTATGACGAGCTCATGCTCGCTTAGACAGATCTAGACCAGTTATTGCTTCGTAGATCCTGTTGCCCTACATAATTAGTACAACCGTTTAGTATGAAAGACATGAGTATGTTACAATGTGCAACATAAACCTCGCCTAACAGACAAAATACAGCTCACATCGAAACTTAATGAATTACCTCTATTGCGAACACTTAGTATTAGCGAAACATATAGACAGGCAAAGAAGCTTTGATTTGACTACCGAATAATATAACATGGTTCATGTCAACAAAATAGGTCGCATACGGTTGCACTACCTTCATGATCTTTAAGGATAAACAGGGACAACAGTCACATTATAAGATGTTTGGAAAAGCAGATTAAACTGGATCGTACTAAGCAAGCGAAGGTTTGTTGGGACTAGTGGTAGTAGGCGTGAGCGGGAGCTACTGCCTTGACGACGGCAGCTCCGGCCGGCTCTCTGTGCACGACGGCGTTGAAGCCGTTGTGGGGGTCAGCGGTGTACTCAACGGTACGACGGGTGCCGTCGGGCTCTACCAAGGAGTATGAACCCTGGACGACGTCTCCAGAACGAGTTTCTTGCTGGTTCTTTGAGTCGCCTGTGGAATTGTGTATTATTTagtcaattatttataagaCATTGTGCTGTACATTAGTTAGCAAGAAACATGATGATTTGTGAcacagtttttttgttttgcattagcTGTTGAAATGGTGCTTTGTTAGGCTTgtgatgtaaaattattatacatttattacgCAACGAAATtgaatgcaatttttttaactaaatatttaccttaccattttatttacagaaaaaaaaatatttaaagtgctTTACTTACCGGTAAGAGCATCCTGAATGTCATAAGCATAGGAGTACTGAGGGTTGGGATCGTACTCATCGACTGGGGCGACCTTAGCGACGGCGTGGCCTACGGCTAAGGGAGCAGCGTACGCTGGTCTCGCCACAGCGACCGCCGGAGCAGCGTAACCCAGGGGACGGGGGTAACCGTATGGCGCAGCCACTGGAAGCAGACCTGCAATCGCTCCCCCGCACATCGCCAGGATAGCAGCTACGATTATGACCTGTAAACACgtagattttattatgaatgaaaactaagAGCAAGTAATATTTAGATCTAttctttaatctatactaaatTTTCAGGATCAAATtattcttccaaaaaaatatagccTTGTCTAATGTAGCCCTCTATTTAAGTCAGAACCATAGGCGCAGAATGAGATATCATAATTATATGAGTTAAATAATTGCTTCAGATACTTTTACATGTTCCCTTTTCACCAGGGCTACCATTTTCAGCATTGGAAAGGaatcaaaaagaaaaagctCCTTAAAAAGCTTAACTTCTCAGGTATCTAGATACTgaactataataataacttaatatctaaatatttgaaaagacaaCTATAATATTTGATGTAGGTACCATACCTTCATGTTGCTTGAGTACCTTCGGTGGGCGCTCTGACTCAATGTGACGCTGAGGGGTGCGCACACGCAGCTTTTATACGCATGCGCATTTGAACT from Trichoplusia ni isolate ovarian cell line Hi5 chromosome 12 unlocalized genomic scaffold, tn1 tig00003383_group11, whole genome shotgun sequence harbors:
- the LOC113506362 gene encoding larval cuticle protein A3A-like produces the protein MKVIIVAAILAMCGGAIAGLLPVAAPYGYPRPLGYAAPAVAVARPAYAAPLAVGHAVAKVAPVDEYDPNPQYSYAYDIQDALTGDSKNQQETRSGDVVQGSYSLVEPDGTRRTVEYTADPHNGFNAVVHREPAGAAVVKAVAPAHAYYH